A genomic segment from Pseudomonas sp. M30-35 encodes:
- a CDS encoding LysR family transcriptional regulator, whose protein sequence is MRINQRALAYLNEVIHHRSLRRAAQHLNIDPSAISRQISALELELDTRLLERTAQGVSPTEAGEMLVAHYRQQQANDRGVLSRLSDLRGLRQGHVRIAVGEGFIADLISQPLQSFILSHPGIDLEVSMAGANEAIGLVKEDAVDFALVYAPAEDDSLHVHVDTLQPLDLITPPDHPLAQSTSPISMAALRNESLALIHNSTGMGQLAVIVAQLEHLQLRPKLRTNSVAVLVNFVKSGIGVAFMPELTVHTELQSCSIRRCTLANRALRDARARIVSHKGRELTVASQACLEHLRDGMRFFNDHAPSILDKR, encoded by the coding sequence ATGCGGATTAACCAACGCGCGCTGGCTTATTTGAATGAGGTCATTCACCACCGCTCGTTGAGGCGTGCGGCTCAACATCTGAATATTGACCCCTCAGCAATAAGCCGGCAGATATCCGCGTTGGAGCTGGAGCTGGATACGCGTTTGCTCGAACGAACGGCGCAAGGCGTTAGCCCAACCGAAGCTGGAGAGATGCTGGTTGCTCATTACCGCCAGCAACAGGCCAACGACCGAGGCGTTCTCTCTCGACTGTCTGACTTACGCGGGCTGCGCCAAGGCCACGTACGCATCGCGGTGGGCGAAGGTTTTATTGCGGACTTGATATCCCAGCCTCTGCAAAGCTTTATCCTCAGCCATCCGGGCATCGACTTAGAGGTGAGCATGGCCGGCGCGAATGAAGCGATTGGCTTGGTCAAAGAGGATGCCGTCGACTTTGCGCTGGTTTATGCACCTGCAGAAGATGACTCACTGCATGTGCATGTCGATACACTGCAACCGCTTGACCTGATAACCCCGCCCGATCACCCACTGGCACAGTCGACGTCGCCCATCAGCATGGCTGCATTGCGCAATGAATCTCTTGCCCTGATTCATAACAGCACCGGCATGGGGCAATTGGCTGTGATCGTTGCTCAACTTGAGCATTTACAACTGCGGCCCAAATTGCGCACCAACTCAGTTGCGGTGCTGGTCAACTTCGTCAAATCAGGCATTGGCGTGGCGTTTATGCCAGAGCTGACCGTACACACTGAACTGCAGTCATGCAGCATTCGCCGCTGCACACTGGCCAATCGTGCGTTGCGTGACGCCCGTGCACGAATTGTCAGTCACAAAGGCCGTGAGCTGACGGTCGCCAGCCAAGCATGCCTTGAGCATTTGCGCGACGGCATGCGTTTTTTTAACGACCACGCCCCGAGTATTCTCGATAAAAGATAA
- a CDS encoding sugar ABC transporter ATPase — MDQQAIIVPQISSFPGHEGRARLIVRWLVQQKIIEEQMTTCGRTFKKMAYGIAPGARRVVEQPELLPFEQPVNGLEIVTRRCIFTPQKDFKEEAGCPECRQEIGEALFDSLENWMPGHTDNFICPECRHEDDINGFLYLQPCGFSNLGFIFNNWADAVFKQAFVDEFAERLGYAVRVVRVDL, encoded by the coding sequence ATCGACCAGCAAGCCATAATAGTCCCGCAAATATCCAGCTTCCCTGGCCATGAGGGGCGGGCGCGTTTGATTGTGCGTTGGCTGGTGCAGCAAAAGATTATTGAAGAGCAAATGACCACCTGCGGGCGCACATTCAAAAAGATGGCGTACGGCATTGCGCCCGGTGCACGACGTGTTGTGGAGCAGCCGGAATTGTTGCCGTTTGAACAACCGGTTAACGGTTTGGAGATTGTCACCCGGCGTTGCATTTTCACTCCGCAGAAAGATTTTAAAGAAGAAGCCGGTTGCCCCGAATGCAGGCAGGAGATTGGCGAGGCATTGTTCGACAGTCTTGAGAACTGGATGCCGGGGCATACCGATAATTTTATCTGCCCTGAATGCCGCCACGAAGACGATATCAATGGGTTTCTTTACTTGCAGCCGTGCGGGTTTTCAAACTTGGGTTTCATCTTCAATAACTGGGCGGATGCTGTGTTCAAACAGGCGTTCGTTGATGAGTTCGCTGAGCGTTTAGGTTATGCGGTTCGAGTGGTGCGGGTCGACCTTTGA
- a CDS encoding M23 family metallopeptidase → MSRLRFAFSVCLLLVALPVSAEGFITRLLNQPVPGGIAVVDLGNETKAPRAAYHGKPVLVVKEDQQRWIAIVGIALTAKAGTDKLQVSSDQGEKTLSFEIKAKHYKEQRITIKNTQQVNPNAANLKRINRELAEQNAAYDQFSPRQPSNLLFDRPVSGPLSSPFGLRRFFNGEERNPHSGLDFAARSGTPIKAPAAGKVLLTGNLFFNGNTVFIDHGQGLISMFCHLSQIGVKVGDEVPRGGVIGKVGATGRATGPHLHWNVSLNANRVDPAIFIGAFKP, encoded by the coding sequence ATGTCACGCCTGCGCTTTGCTTTTTCTGTGTGCTTATTACTGGTCGCCTTGCCGGTCAGTGCCGAAGGTTTTATTACTCGCCTGCTCAACCAGCCAGTGCCGGGCGGCATTGCTGTGGTCGATTTGGGTAACGAGACCAAGGCGCCACGTGCGGCTTATCACGGTAAACCTGTGTTGGTCGTGAAAGAGGATCAGCAGCGTTGGATTGCGATCGTCGGCATCGCATTAACCGCCAAAGCAGGCACTGACAAGCTACAGGTCAGCAGTGACCAGGGTGAGAAAACCCTGAGTTTCGAGATCAAGGCCAAGCACTATAAAGAGCAACGCATCACCATCAAGAACACTCAACAGGTCAACCCTAACGCTGCCAACCTCAAGCGTATTAACCGCGAGCTTGCCGAACAGAACGCCGCGTACGATCAGTTCAGTCCTCGCCAGCCAAGCAACTTATTGTTTGACCGGCCTGTCAGTGGCCCACTTTCAAGCCCGTTTGGGCTGCGCCGTTTCTTTAATGGCGAGGAACGCAACCCACACTCAGGACTTGATTTTGCAGCCCGCAGTGGCACGCCGATCAAGGCACCGGCGGCTGGCAAGGTGCTGCTCACCGGCAATCTGTTCTTCAACGGCAACACGGTATTTATTGATCATGGCCAAGGCTTGATCAGTATGTTTTGTCACCTGTCACAGATCGGCGTAAAGGTCGGTGATGAAGTGCCGCGCGGCGGAGTTATTGGCAAAGTCGGTGCAACGGGCCGCGCCACCGGGCCGCATCTGCATTGGAACGTCAGCCTCAATGCCAACCGGGTTGATCCGGCGATTTTCATTGGTGCATTCAAGCCTTGA
- a CDS encoding mechanosensitive ion channel family protein: MQQELANGLEWLQQHPDLYTPTALLALVFVAALCNWLVKRVLVRSLHAVAGKTRLWREASIKESGVIKRLSNIVPALILSNGIRIIEGMPETLVTIVTNVCSAFIVLTMALAINAVLDIVNNFYQRRPDAHLRPIKGYLQVVKIIISLIALILIVAALIDRSPLILLSGLGAMAAVLMLIFQDTILSLVASIQISSNDIVRVGDWIEMPQLNADGDVIDIALHMVKVQNWDKTITSIPTRRFITDPFKNWRGMQECGGRRIKRSLYLDQSSIHFLSADELERLQQMTLLNQYLSDKRAEVSQWNKELAGGAEVQANTRRLTNIGTLRAYVENYLKHHADIHQQMTQLVRQLAPSSEGLPIEIYCFTTTTSWARYESIQSDIFDHLLAILPEFGLRVYQHPSGTDMRELRQQFPFSQVD, encoded by the coding sequence ATGCAACAAGAGCTAGCGAATGGGCTGGAGTGGCTGCAACAGCACCCTGACCTGTACACACCGACTGCGCTACTTGCGCTGGTTTTTGTCGCAGCGCTGTGCAACTGGTTAGTTAAGCGCGTGCTGGTCCGCAGCTTACATGCCGTAGCAGGTAAAACCCGTTTATGGCGGGAAGCGAGCATCAAGGAAAGCGGTGTCATCAAGCGTCTGTCGAACATTGTTCCAGCGCTGATTTTGTCTAATGGCATACGCATTATTGAAGGCATGCCTGAAACGCTGGTGACTATCGTTACCAATGTTTGTAGCGCCTTTATTGTGTTGACCATGGCGCTGGCCATTAACGCTGTACTCGACATCGTCAACAACTTTTACCAGCGCCGACCTGATGCACACCTACGCCCGATCAAGGGTTACCTGCAGGTCGTCAAAATCATCATTTCTTTGATTGCGCTGATTCTGATTGTTGCCGCACTCATCGACCGTTCACCGCTGATCCTGCTGTCGGGCTTGGGCGCCATGGCGGCCGTATTGATGTTGATTTTCCAGGACACTATCTTGTCACTGGTCGCCAGCATTCAAATTTCCTCGAACGATATCGTCCGTGTCGGCGACTGGATCGAAATGCCGCAGCTCAATGCCGATGGCGATGTAATCGATATCGCTTTGCATATGGTCAAGGTGCAGAACTGGGATAAAACTATCACCAGCATTCCGACTCGACGCTTTATCACCGACCCCTTCAAAAACTGGCGCGGCATGCAGGAGTGCGGCGGACGGCGGATTAAACGCAGTCTCTACCTTGATCAGTCGAGCATTCATTTTCTCAGTGCCGATGAGCTCGAACGCTTGCAACAGATGACCCTGCTTAATCAGTACTTAAGCGATAAAAGGGCTGAAGTCAGTCAGTGGAACAAGGAATTGGCAGGGGGTGCCGAGGTGCAGGCCAATACCCGGCGCCTGACCAATATCGGCACATTACGCGCCTATGTTGAAAACTATCTCAAACACCATGCAGATATACACCAGCAAATGACCCAGCTGGTGCGCCAGCTTGCGCCAAGCTCCGAGGGCCTGCCGATTGAGATCTACTGTTTTACAACAACCACATCCTGGGCCCGTTACGAGAGCATTCAATCGGATATTTTTGATCACTTACTCGCCATCTTGCCGGAGTTTGGCCTGCGGGTTTACCAACATCCAAGTGGCACGGATATGCGCGAACTTCGCCAACAATTCCCGTTCAGTCAGGTTGATTGA
- the xseA gene encoding exodeoxyribonuclease VII large subunit, translating into MIKDPFQRLGLDREVLSVSQLNNRARLLLEDVFAGIWVEGEISNLAKPASGHVYFTLKDRQAQVRCALFRQSAARVRQELRDGLAVKVRGKVSLFEGRGDYQLILDTVEPAGDGALRAAFEALKEKLSSEGLFAAERKVALPSHPKRIGIISSPTGAVIRDIISVFKRRAPQVELVLIPTAVQGREATGQIVRALQFADKQQFDALILARGGGSLEDLWCFNEEVVARAIDACITPLVSAVGHETDVSISDFVADVRAPTPSAAAELLAPDSSELVQRLSNLHRRLVLRLQSRLERERLRLENVSRRLRHPGERLRQQAQQLDDLEMRMQRAFQQQLNSRKDRLAYLDKRLITQHPGRNLQLLRQRLDSFAERLPRAINDALKQRRLQLQSQMKTLNAVSPLETLGRGYSILLDENNRVIRKAADTQPGQRLQARLGEGELAIRVEDNHITPTTLSLLD; encoded by the coding sequence ATGATTAAAGATCCGTTCCAGCGTTTGGGCCTTGACCGCGAGGTGCTGAGCGTCAGCCAACTCAATAACCGCGCACGCCTGCTGCTTGAGGACGTATTTGCCGGTATTTGGGTTGAAGGTGAAATTTCCAACCTGGCCAAGCCTGCCTCGGGCCACGTCTACTTTACCCTTAAAGATCGTCAGGCTCAGGTGCGTTGCGCGCTATTTCGTCAGAGCGCGGCCCGGGTTCGCCAAGAGCTGCGTGATGGTTTAGCGGTAAAAGTGCGTGGCAAGGTGTCGCTGTTTGAAGGCCGTGGCGACTATCAGCTAATTCTCGATACCGTAGAGCCAGCCGGTGATGGTGCTTTACGCGCGGCATTCGAAGCCCTCAAAGAAAAACTCAGCAGCGAGGGTTTATTTGCAGCAGAGCGCAAAGTCGCCCTGCCCAGCCACCCAAAGCGCATTGGCATCATCAGCTCACCGACTGGCGCGGTGATTCGCGACATCATCAGCGTGTTCAAGCGCCGCGCACCGCAGGTTGAACTGGTACTGATCCCAACCGCCGTGCAGGGCCGCGAAGCCACCGGGCAAATCGTCCGTGCCTTGCAGTTTGCCGATAAGCAGCAGTTCGACGCGCTGATTCTGGCGCGTGGTGGCGGCTCGCTGGAAGACCTCTGGTGTTTTAACGAAGAAGTTGTAGCGCGGGCGATTGATGCTTGCATCACCCCGCTGGTCAGTGCGGTCGGCCACGAAACAGACGTCTCGATCAGTGATTTTGTCGCCGACGTTCGGGCGCCTACGCCCTCTGCCGCCGCCGAGTTACTCGCCCCCGACAGTTCAGAACTGGTGCAACGGCTGAGCAACCTGCATCGCCGCTTGGTATTGCGCCTGCAAAGTCGCCTGGAGCGCGAACGACTGCGTCTTGAGAACGTCAGCCGGCGCTTGCGCCATCCCGGCGAACGTCTGCGCCAACAAGCGCAACAACTGGACGACCTGGAAATGCGCATGCAACGTGCATTTCAGCAGCAACTCAACAGCCGCAAAGATCGCTTGGCGTATTTGGACAAACGGCTGATCACCCAGCATCCGGGGCGCAACCTGCAACTCCTGCGGCAACGCCTCGACAGCTTTGCTGAGCGTCTGCCCAGAGCCATCAACGATGCGCTCAAACAACGCCGTTTGCAGTTGCAGAGCCAGATGAAAACTCTTAACGCCGTGAGCCCCCTCGAAACCCTTGGCCGCGGCTACAGTATTTTGCTCGATGAAAATAATCGAGTGATTCGCAAAGCCGCAGACACCCAGCCGGGCCAACGCCTGCAAGCCAGGCTGGGCGAAGGGGAACTGGCTATCCGCGTAGAAGACAATCACATCACCCCAACCACTTTGTCACTGCTGGATTGA
- a CDS encoding TRAP transporter small permease: MSSLLQRSSNVLLNLGTLLLLLDLLLLSYGVFARYLIGSSPIWMDELARYLIIGSVMLVMGTLWVQGGHMRINLLEQHLPRKLARVLKLYQWLIALCFFAFATWASIHYALNASRFRSMGLGVSRMWPLLSLPIGFGVLTLMILIQGPWSNNQPEQHTEQGIAP, from the coding sequence ATGTCTTCTCTATTACAGCGCAGCAGCAACGTCCTACTAAACCTAGGTACGTTGCTGTTGCTGCTCGACCTGTTGTTGCTCAGCTACGGCGTGTTCGCACGCTACCTCATCGGTAGTTCACCCATCTGGATGGACGAACTGGCGCGCTATTTGATTATTGGCAGCGTCATGCTCGTCATGGGCACCCTCTGGGTGCAGGGCGGACATATGCGCATCAACCTGCTTGAGCAACATCTGCCGCGCAAACTTGCGCGAGTGCTGAAGCTTTACCAATGGTTGATTGCGTTGTGCTTTTTCGCTTTTGCGACCTGGGCGAGTATCCACTATGCGCTCAATGCCAGCCGTTTCCGCAGCATGGGCCTTGGCGTTAGCCGCATGTGGCCACTGCTGAGCTTACCCATCGGCTTCGGCGTACTGACATTAATGATCTTGATTCAGGGCCCATGGAGCAATAACCAACCGGAGCAGCACACCGAACAAGGAATAGCACCATGA
- the leuA gene encoding 2-isopropylmalate synthase: MSMLKDPSRKYRAFTPINLPDRTWPSKTITEVPIWCSSDLRDGNQSLIEPMDAEKKMRFFKTLVQVGIKQIEVGFPSASQTDFDFVRTLITDGHIPDDTTIQVLTQAREDLITRTFESLKGAKKAIVHVYNATAPSFRRIVFNLDKAGVVDIATNAAKVIKRLADEQPDTQWTFQYSPEIFSSTELDFAVEVCDAVLDVWQPTPDNKVILNLPTTVEVATPNVYADQIEWFGRNISRRDSVLISLHTHNDRGTGVAASELGLMAGADRVEGCLFGNGERTGNVDLVNLALNLYTQGINPGLDFSDIDTVRKVVEECNQLPVHPRHPYVGDLVHTAFSGSHQDAIRKGLTQQKSDAIWEVPYLPIDPADIGRSYEAVIRVNSQSGKGGITFLLEQEYGVCLPRRMQIEFSQVVQKETDRLGLEMTAEQIYSLFKNEFLQAASPYALKSHRLQEENGTSAVDVEVISGGESKHWSGIGKGPLEALVAGLPFDVEIMDYSEHAIGAGTNAKAAAYIELRMDGGRALHGAGIDENLTTASFRALFSALNRALVQAQEAA; this comes from the coding sequence ATGAGCATGCTTAAAGACCCATCACGTAAGTACCGTGCTTTTACGCCGATTAATTTGCCTGACCGCACTTGGCCGTCAAAGACCATTACCGAAGTGCCGATCTGGTGCAGCTCTGACCTGCGTGACGGTAACCAGTCGCTGATTGAGCCAATGGATGCCGAGAAGAAGATGCGTTTCTTCAAGACCTTGGTGCAGGTCGGTATCAAACAGATTGAAGTGGGCTTTCCTTCTGCCTCGCAAACTGATTTCGACTTCGTACGCACCTTGATCACCGACGGTCACATCCCTGACGACACCACGATTCAAGTGTTGACCCAGGCCCGTGAAGATCTGATCACCCGTACCTTTGAGTCACTCAAGGGCGCCAAGAAAGCTATTGTCCATGTCTACAACGCGACTGCGCCGTCGTTTCGCCGCATCGTGTTTAACCTCGACAAGGCTGGCGTAGTCGACATCGCAACCAACGCCGCCAAAGTTATCAAGCGCTTGGCTGATGAGCAGCCAGACACGCAATGGACGTTCCAGTACTCGCCTGAAATCTTCTCCTCTACCGAGTTGGATTTCGCCGTCGAGGTCTGCGATGCAGTGCTCGATGTCTGGCAACCAACGCCAGACAACAAAGTCATCCTCAACCTGCCGACCACTGTTGAAGTGGCGACGCCGAACGTCTACGCCGACCAGATTGAGTGGTTTGGCCGCAATATTAGCCGCCGTGACAGCGTCTTGATCAGCCTGCACACCCACAATGACCGAGGCACAGGCGTTGCAGCCAGTGAATTGGGCTTGATGGCCGGTGCTGACCGGGTCGAAGGTTGCTTGTTTGGTAACGGCGAACGCACTGGCAACGTTGATTTGGTTAACCTCGCACTGAACCTCTACACCCAGGGCATTAATCCGGGTTTGGACTTCTCCGATATTGATACCGTGCGCAAAGTGGTCGAAGAATGTAACCAGTTACCGGTTCACCCGCGCCACCCGTACGTTGGCGACCTGGTACACACTGCATTCTCCGGCTCGCACCAAGATGCGATCCGCAAAGGCCTTACTCAACAGAAATCAGACGCTATCTGGGAGGTGCCGTACCTGCCGATTGACCCAGCGGACATTGGTCGCAGCTACGAAGCGGTGATTCGCGTCAACAGTCAGTCTGGCAAGGGCGGCATCACCTTCCTGCTCGAACAGGAATACGGCGTGTGCTTACCACGACGCATGCAAATCGAGTTCAGCCAAGTTGTGCAGAAAGAAACCGATCGCTTGGGCCTGGAGATGACGGCTGAACAGATCTACAGCCTGTTTAAAAACGAGTTCCTCCAGGCTGCTTCGCCCTATGCTCTTAAGAGCCACCGCTTGCAAGAAGAAAACGGCACCAGCGCGGTAGACGTTGAAGTCATCAGCGGCGGCGAAAGCAAGCACTGGAGCGGTATCGGTAAAGGTCCACTAGAAGCCTTGGTTGCGGGCCTGCCCTTCGATGTAGAAATCATGGACTACTCCGAGCATGCGATTGGTGCTGGAACCAACGCCAAAGCTGCAGCCTATATTGAGCTGCGGATGGATGGCGGCCGTGCGCTGCATGGCGCAGGTATCGACGAGAACCTGACGACTGCCAGCTTCCGTGCCCTGTTCAGCGCGCTAAATCGCGCCTTGGTTCAGGCTCAAGAAGCGGCGTAA
- the dctP gene encoding TRAP transporter substrate-binding protein DctP gives MHSILRNNVARRFTAGLLFTAISLAGAVAQAATEINLSYNGAADSEKNPVHLFATNLKRLAEEKSAGDLTIKLYPNSMLGEEEQRMEQVISSPGLNIASFAGIAPLFPEIYVSAIPFMFKDASAAHKFFDQGEYWKASKAEFKERTGTQLLAVVEEGGFINFTNNKKPIKSPDDFAGLRFRAMDPSQVALYESFGASGTPIPWTELYMGLRTGVADGQMNPASYIIMGSLYQVQKYLTLANIQYSDQFLVANGDMLASLPEKDRTALLAASEEATRLNREAIAKQEDTDLAFLKAEGMEIIQPDDKDLAAFQSKGQPAYLAWLKEQNIDAKWIDMALKDTGLNHAQ, from the coding sequence ATGCATTCGATTCTGCGTAATAACGTCGCTCGTCGTTTCACCGCTGGGCTGCTATTCACGGCAATTTCACTGGCTGGAGCCGTTGCCCAAGCTGCAACAGAGATCAACCTGAGTTACAACGGCGCCGCTGACAGCGAGAAAAACCCTGTCCACCTGTTCGCCACCAACCTTAAACGTCTTGCTGAAGAAAAAAGTGCAGGTGATCTCACCATCAAACTGTACCCAAACAGCATGCTCGGCGAAGAAGAGCAGCGCATGGAACAGGTCATCAGCTCGCCCGGTTTGAACATCGCATCGTTCGCCGGTATTGCACCGCTGTTTCCTGAAATCTACGTCAGCGCCATCCCCTTCATGTTCAAGGATGCCAGCGCCGCGCATAAATTCTTTGATCAAGGCGAATACTGGAAAGCCTCCAAAGCTGAGTTCAAGGAACGTACAGGCACACAACTGCTCGCGGTTGTTGAGGAAGGCGGATTCATCAACTTCACCAACAATAAAAAACCAATCAAATCACCTGACGACTTTGCCGGTTTGCGCTTTCGCGCAATGGACCCGAGCCAAGTGGCGCTGTATGAATCATTCGGCGCATCCGGCACGCCAATTCCATGGACAGAACTGTACATGGGTCTGCGCACGGGCGTAGCGGATGGTCAGATGAATCCGGCCTCGTACATCATCATGGGCAGCCTGTATCAAGTGCAGAAATACCTGACTCTGGCCAACATTCAGTACTCTGATCAGTTCTTGGTTGCTAACGGTGACATGCTGGCTTCGTTGCCCGAAAAAGACCGCACTGCACTTTTAGCTGCCAGCGAAGAGGCAACTCGTCTTAACCGTGAAGCGATTGCCAAGCAGGAAGACACTGACCTGGCATTTCTTAAAGCCGAAGGCATGGAAATTATCCAGCCTGATGATAAAGACCTCGCCGCCTTCCAAAGTAAAGGCCAACCGGCTTATCTCGCTTGGCTGAAAGAGCAAAACATCGATGCCAAGTGGATCGATATGGCGCTTAAAGATACTGGCCTCAATCACGCTCAGTAA
- a CDS encoding TRAP transporter large permease — protein sequence MMGFAMIAAFAVNLVLGLPLFLCLLLTALVGFLFIDPNLFFNTLPQRFYGGMDIFSLMAIPLFILAGNLMNSSGMTPRLMRLANALVGHFRGGLGHVNVVAGVFFAGVNGSAAADASALSTLLVPAMEKEGYSRKFAAGLTAGSSLIGPIIPPSIFMILYSSLTNTSVGELFLAGVIPGLVLAVGFMTINAIYARKAGLKAQHKAPSWTEVFAAVAGASTALVAPVLIVAGIVLGVVTPTESGAIIVLYVALIGIIQRELSLKGFWTSIQETVRLTASIYVIIAAASVVNWLLNYAQVANEFATLLQPFNHSPTLMLLVISSIIFICGMVMEEVSVLMLLTPIIAPVALAAGVDPVHLGLIFTLNITIAMITPPMGSCLFIVATISKLSITEMFKGIWPFIAVALSVLYLLILFPSLTLWLPRLLS from the coding sequence ATGATGGGCTTTGCCATGATCGCAGCCTTTGCCGTTAACCTGGTGCTGGGCCTACCGCTGTTCTTATGTTTGTTACTGACCGCACTGGTTGGCTTTTTATTTATTGATCCCAACTTGTTTTTCAACACCTTGCCGCAACGCTTCTATGGCGGCATGGATATTTTCTCGCTGATGGCGATTCCACTGTTCATCTTGGCGGGTAACTTGATGAATAGCTCAGGCATGACTCCGCGCCTGATGCGCTTGGCCAATGCGCTGGTCGGACATTTCCGCGGCGGCCTTGGACACGTCAACGTAGTCGCCGGTGTGTTTTTTGCCGGAGTTAATGGCTCTGCTGCAGCGGATGCATCCGCACTCAGCACCCTGCTGGTTCCGGCGATGGAAAAAGAAGGCTATTCGCGAAAATTTGCGGCGGGGCTTACCGCTGGCAGCTCGCTGATTGGCCCTATTATTCCGCCCAGTATCTTCATGATCCTCTACTCCTCACTGACCAACACTTCGGTTGGTGAGCTGTTTCTGGCGGGAGTCATTCCGGGCTTGGTCTTAGCCGTTGGTTTTATGACCATCAATGCGATTTACGCCCGTAAAGCAGGCCTCAAAGCACAGCACAAAGCCCCCTCCTGGACAGAAGTATTTGCCGCAGTGGCGGGTGCATCAACGGCTCTTGTTGCGCCAGTTCTGATCGTTGCGGGTATCGTCCTGGGCGTGGTCACTCCGACCGAGTCGGGTGCAATCATCGTGCTCTATGTGGCACTGATCGGGATTATTCAGCGCGAGCTGTCGCTAAAGGGGTTTTGGACTTCAATTCAGGAAACAGTCCGACTGACCGCCAGTATCTACGTGATCATTGCTGCTGCCTCGGTGGTCAATTGGCTGCTCAACTATGCGCAAGTCGCCAACGAATTTGCCACGTTGCTACAGCCTTTCAATCACTCCCCTACGCTGATGTTGCTGGTGATCAGTTCAATCATCTTCATTTGCGGGATGGTGATGGAGGAAGTGTCGGTACTGATGCTGCTTACGCCAATTATTGCTCCCGTAGCCTTGGCGGCAGGCGTCGATCCTGTGCATTTGGGCCTGATATTCACACTCAACATCACTATCGCGATGATTACGCCACCGATGGGCTCTTGCCTGTTTATTGTCGCGACCATCAGCAAGTTGAGTATTACCGAAATGTTCAAAGGGATCTGGCCCTTCATTGCCGTGGCCTTGAGCGTGCTCTATCTGTTGATCCTGTTTCCTTCTCTGACGCTGTGGCTACCGCGCCTGCTGAGCTAA
- a CDS encoding M15 family metallopeptidase translates to MNINKPIAHNPEPDWQAVAALPIVECNQPLQALSLNRSLSVHPAYHKLGVPNAIAECYVRSEVFERLLQVTRLLPSGIRLVVLDAWRPFGVQQYLYDSLWDALTEYHPQADSVQLEHLTRQFVSPPSTSRTAPSPHLTGGAIDVALCDEEGRWLDMGTGFDEASALSASDYFEHIEHPDAQQRRIRDNRRMLYNAMHAAGFTNLPSEWWHYDYGDQLWAWHNGLDTAIYGPAQVQSLDNLWRQQLEKQMQTAPHG, encoded by the coding sequence ATGAATATCAATAAACCTATTGCGCACAATCCTGAGCCAGACTGGCAAGCGGTTGCTGCGCTGCCCATTGTCGAGTGCAATCAACCGCTGCAAGCGCTCAGCCTGAACCGATCGCTGAGCGTTCATCCGGCATATCACAAGCTTGGCGTGCCCAATGCTATTGCTGAATGCTACGTGCGCAGCGAAGTATTTGAACGCTTGCTGCAAGTTACTCGCCTGCTGCCTAGCGGCATCCGTTTGGTGGTCCTTGATGCATGGCGACCATTCGGGGTGCAGCAATATCTTTACGACAGCTTGTGGGATGCCCTGACCGAGTACCACCCGCAAGCCGATAGTGTGCAACTTGAACATCTGACGCGCCAGTTTGTGTCGCCACCCAGTACCAGCAGAACCGCCCCCAGCCCTCATTTAACCGGAGGTGCGATAGATGTAGCTCTGTGCGACGAAGAAGGTCGCTGGCTCGATATGGGCACCGGCTTCGATGAAGCCAGTGCTCTGTCGGCAAGCGATTATTTTGAGCACATAGAGCACCCTGACGCGCAACAAAGACGCATCCGTGACAACCGCCGAATGCTCTATAACGCGATGCATGCAGCGGGCTTCACTAATTTGCCCAGTGAGTGGTGGCACTACGATTACGGCGATCAGTTATGGGCGTGGCACAACGGGCTGGATACTGCGATTTACGGACCGGCACAAGTTCAGTCACTGGATAACCTGTGGCGCCAACAACTTGAGAAGCAAATGCAGACCGCCCCGCACGGATAA